ACGCTCTGCTCAAGAGTGGGAATAAGAACGATCAGATCGATGCGCGCAAGCTGGCCGATCTTCTGCGCGCCGACATGCTGAAAGCGGTCTACCACGACGACACGCAAACGCTCACGCTGAAGGAACTCGGCCGTACCTATCGTTCTCTGACCGATGACTGCACGCGCGTGATGCGCCGACTCAAGGCCTTGTATCGCAGTCTGGCCATCGACACCGGCGGGAAGAAACTCTACAGCAGACGGCACCGGGAGCAGTGGCTGAACCAGCTCCACCAGCCAGGACAACGCTATCGCGGCGAACGCTTATTCGAGCAGTTTGAGCAGCTGAAGACTCTGCGCCGGCAGGTACGAGGCGATCTGATCAACGAAGGACACAAGCATGCGGCCACGGCGGTGCTGAGCAGCATTCCCTTTGTGGGACCGATCCGCTCGGCACTACTGGTTGCGCGCGTGCAGACGCCGTTTCGCTTCCGCACCAAGCGTCAGTTCTGGGCTTACTGCGGACTGGCACTGGAAACCCGCAGCAGCGCCGATCACCAGTTCGTCAACGGCGAGCTGCGCCGCAAGAACAAACCAGTGTTCATTCGCGGACTGAATCTGAATCACAACCACGACCTGAAGAATATTTTTAAGTCAGCCGCGACCACAGCCAGTGCCTCACCCGGACCGTTTCGTGATTTTTACGAAAACCTTCTGGGGAAAGGGATGAAGCCGGAGATGGCAAGGCTGACCCTGGCGCGTAAGATCGCCGCCATCAGTTTGAGTGTTTGGAAGAAAGGAGAGCGTTTCGATCCAGAGCAACTGACAGCACAAGCAGCTTGAGCACACAGTAGAGATCGATCGATTCAGCATCGTTGGTCAGTCTCTGAGTGCTCGGGTTCGAGGGTAAGTATCCTTGGCCGGGTTAGGCCATGCGCTTCGGCGCCAAGTCTCAAGGGCCACCATATGCTCCCTCGGACAACCCAATCAAGCTATAGGCCGCTGATCTCAGCGAGTCTCAGATAGAACCATGGTTGCCAAACAACCCACGCGGCTTGTGTAGTCTCAGATCTGACGCAGTTATCGATGCAGGACCAGCACGGGAATCTCGAAGTCTCAACCCAGGCTCGAACCGACAGCATGCAGATCCCCACCAGGGCTCGATGCCAGAGCACTGTGTTCCCATCTGATCAGGACAAGTGTTTGCTCTTGACATCGCCTTTTATAGAACCCGGCAGATCAATTCAGTCTGTTCTGATGGTAGAGTTCCCGCATCTCTGGAGTCCCAATCCGATCTAGCGAACCAGCATTTCCGTGACTCTGTGTGCCAACTCTAGCCATAACTGCAGCTTGGCGACATAGATTATCAGCAACATCGGTGCGACAAGCGAAGCGTACTTCTCTCTTCGTGAATGGCTCTTTTCACCGTCGAAGAGCGTTTGCAGATGGTCCACTCTAACCTGCAAGGCTGAGCCCTCGAAATCCGGTACTAGATGACTAGCGGCAATTGACGGAACAGCTGCTCTCAGGCGAGCAACTTTGACGATAGCGCTGCCCAGATCTAGCGGCGAGATTCTGGAGCGCATCGCTCGTGAATCAGCCGAAATTTCGGCGGCGCTGCGAAACGCACGGTCGATCCGGTCAAATGACGGCAACAAACCTGTTGCACTCAGAAGAACCTGCTTGAGGTTGTCGAGTGAACGAATGTGCGCGACTTCATGCGCCACCGCTGCCTTTAATTCGTCGGGCGTAAGCGATGCAAGAATCCTCTTTCCCACGAAGATTCGCGGAGAAAAAACTCCGAGCACCGCAACCAGCGAATCCGGATTCTGCAGTTCGTAAATAGGAACCTTCGCCGTCACAGCCAGCCGGCGAGAAGACAGCATCCACTCTCGTTCCGTTCGTCGCGTTCTTATCAGCGTCTTTGCGAGCTTCACGATAAACAATCCGAGAGCTAACAGCGAGCACATGGCCAATACCGTGAGCCACCAGTCAGGTTTCTCGCTGGTCTGGCGAGGCTCCAACACGAGGAACGATGGCAGAACAGCAAATGAGACGATGCCCACAGGAAAACTGAGCGGCAATATGCGAATAACGAACAACAGAGAGGGATAGCGCAGAATGCGTCTGTTAAGACCCAATCGGGAAATACAAGCCCATATGACGTGGGTGGCAAGCACGCCGGCAGCAATCGAAAGAGCCGTGGCGGCAAGACACACGGCAATGCACAAGATCACGAATTCGCTCATTTGTGCCTTCTCAGGTTGCGGCGCTTTGCCTTAATGAGTTCATCGAGCTCATCGAGCAGCGCAAGATCCGATTCGCTCACGTAGTCAACGAATGAAGACATCACCACGCGCTGACTGCCTGCCTCATCCGCGGCAATGCCCAACAGGTGCCGCGTGAGCTGATCCTGATATGCTTCGCGATTTGCCCTTGCGCTGTAGTAAAAAGCGCGATTCACCAGACGGCGGTTCAAAATCCCCTTTTTGAATAGCCGATCCACGGTGGTCATGATAGTGGTGTACGCAAGGCGCGATTCCAGTTCGGCATGCAAGTCGCGGACACTCACCTCGCTGCGTTGCCAGATGAGTTCCATCAGCTCAGATTCGAGCTTGCCCAACTGCTCCACTGGCGCAGACCGCGCTCCGGATTTTCGCTTTAACCACATCGACGATGTTTTAGCTGCAGGTCGAGTCTAACGCCGCACGAACCTAAAAGTTCACTCGTGCCTGAAACTGCAGCGAACGCGCAGGAAGCTGATTGGTAATGCCGATCAGTGGTTGTCCTATCGAAACTGGCGGCGCTGAGCCATTTCCGTACACGCCGTTGAAACCGACAAAATTCGGATGATTGAAAATATTGAATGCTTCCGCGCGCAAAGTGAGCTGCACGCGTTCCGAGGTCAATCGGAATGGTCGCTCAATCATCGGGGAGACGTCGTAGATCGAGCTGCCTCTTCCGGTGTTGCGGCCCACGATCGCACCCTTAATCAGAGGACGGTCCGCCGTCCCGCCGGGATCACCGAAGTTGTTTGCGCCCGTAGTCAGGTTGTATGGCAAGCCTGATGCGAGCGTGGCAATTCCGCCGATTCTGATCTTCAAAGGCGCTACGTAGAATCCGCTCAGGACGAAACGATGTCGCTGATCAAAAATCGCATTCCCGTATTCGGCATGGCCGGTCACATTCGGATCGTTTGGATTCTGGCCCGGAACGTCAGGATCGACATTATTCGTAGCGTGCGACCAGGTGTAGCTGGCAAGCAGCAGAAAACGATCGGTGAAGCGATGATTAAGATTCAGTTCGAGAGCATGATAGTAGCCGTACCCGTTATTTACATCACTTAGAATTTGCGAATATGCGGGCTGCGGATTGGTCGCCTGTGCCGGATTGCATGCAGTGCCAAGCTGCGCGTAAAACGCTATCCAGAGTGGCCGAGTGCAATTCGCTGCCTGAGCCGAGCGCACGGACTGCGTTCCCGATCCGGTAATCAGGCGCGCGACTGACGCCGGCGCATCAACATCCAGGGGACGAACAACCCGCAATGAGTGGGTGCCGATATAATCGGCACTAAAGACCCAGCTCGGAGCAAGCTGCCGCTCAATACCCAGCGTCCATTGCTCGGAGTAGGGATTCAGCAAAGCATCGGGATATCCAATGAGTGCAGAAACGGGAAAGAACTGGTTATAGTAACTGGCTCTGCCAGGGCGTATATAGAGACTTCGAACCGGCGCCTGCGCTCCAGCCGGAAATGACGGCAGAGGCACCCCAGTTACGCTGCCAGGAAAGCCGACCTGACCGGCTTGTGCAGTGAAATTGAAAAACCCGGTCGGACCCGACAAAGCGTAGTTCGCCTCGGCGTTGTCCACTACCTGCGCGTAATAGATACCAAAGCCGCCACGCAGCACCGTCTCCCCTGCACTGGCGACGTTGTAAACAAAGCCAAGGCGGGGCGCGAAGTTCTTGCGCGCATCGGTGAACGTCTGCTGCTCATAGCGCAGGCCGAGATTCAGTGTCAGGTCACGTGTGAAATGAAAGTCGTCCTGCGCAAACAGTGCCCAGAGCGTGTCGTTAACCGTGTAGGTCGCGTTTCCGTAGCTTTGGGTATAACTATTCACGTTCGCAATATCGCCGAGATAGCTTGGGCTCTCGCATCCGGCGATGCCTAGGTTGCAGGGCTTGTAAGTAAAGGCGCCAAGGAAACTGGGGCCGCCAAATTCTTTTCCATTGCCGCCGTTATGAGCATGAAGAACGCTCGCGCCGATACGGACCTGGTGACGTCCCCAACTCGCGGCGAGCGTATCGCTGAAGTCATATTGGCGATTCTGCAGTTGAGCAGCCTGCGACGTTCCACTGACGAAATTCCCGACTCCCGCAATGGGAACAGTGAATTGCGTGCCAAAGATTACCGGATCAAATTCCGTGATTGGCGAAGCCAGTTGGAATTGCGCGCGCGCATTGTTCACCAGCGAAGAACTCACGACCGCCGTTTCACCCAACTCCTGCGAATAGGTTCGCCGTTTGAAGATTCGGTCCACCGTGGGAAGACTGTTGCCACCAACTGCACCATTTGGATTCGTGTCATGAAAGCTATCGGCGCTGCTGCGGAAGAAGAGGTTGTTGTGCTCATTGATCTGATGATCGATACGCGCCAGTCCGAGCCAGCCGCGGTAGTGGCCCTCGAAGGAACCAGGCGCTACTGGAGAAATTACCGGTGAACTTCGGTTTTCCCAGGTGTACTCGCCGGAAAGAAAGAAGTGCGTGCGTCCACCAAGTCCACTCCGTCCAAGCGGTCCACCGAAAGCAGCAGAGAATTGTTTCAGAGAGTCAGAGGTAATTGAATTTCCATTTGGCGCGTTGGCGGCGGTAAAACCCGACAACTTTGCCGCCGCGTCGGACGGACGAAACGCTCCGAGCACCTCACCGTGATACTCGCTGCCGCCGGTCTTCGTGACTAAGTTCACCACTCCACCCATCGACGAGCCATACTCTGCCGAGAAAGAATTTTCGAGAACGGTCATTTCCTGCACGCTCGCGAGCGGAATATTCGTAAACAGAGTCTGCCGTCCCCAACTGTCGTTACCCGTGCTGCCGTCGAGCTCGAATGAAGTCTGGCGCCGTCCGGCGCCGGCGGTAGTGAACAGATTCTGATTCATGAAGGCATCGCCCTGGTTGAGTGCGGGACGGTTTGCGGAATTCAGAAGAGGCAGATAGCTGATTCGTCGGTTCAGCAGCGGAGTAGCCTGCGCTTGAATCGAGCTAATGCGCTCGCCTAGCTGGGGCTCATCGGCAAGAACGCCACCGACAACTCCCGTTACGTCAATCTTCACCGCTTCGCCCGCCACGGTGAATTGAAGATTCACTTCGGCAGTTCGACCCGCCATCAGGGTGAGTCCCTCAACCTTGGCCTCTGCAAATCCAGACCTCGCCGCTACCAGAGTGTAGGATCCAGCAACGGGCAGTCCTGGAAGCGAGAAGCGACCATTCGCGCCAGTGGAAACGGTCCGCTTCAGACCAGTTAGTTCGTTCGATACCGTAACGGTTGCGCCGGAAACAACTGCGGAACTGGGATCACGAACTTCGCCACGTATCGTGGCAGTATCGGGTGTTTGACTATGAAGCGGATAAGCGGCGAGCGACAGCAATAAGAAGAGTGGGGCTGCGTTTCGTGGCATCGTCAGAATCCATCAGCCTAAAACGTAAGATTCGCTACTACCAAGCCTCGTAGCGGAAACCGGGCGCTCGGCAAAACTCATCCATCAGTGATAGGCAAACGCTGCCGTTCGCCGGTCGCAGAAATGGCTCGTCATCAGCCTTGACGCTCGACCGATCTGGGCAAGGTTTCGCAATATACATTGTTTGACTTCTTGAAATAGCTTTGTTGGAGGCCACGCATCGTGAGAATCTGCAATCCAACAGGAATGTGCCCGGGCGGCCCTGAGCGCCAGAGTCAAACTGCAATCCACGTCGCAACTGAGATGATTTAGCCGGTCGCTGATCGCTCCAGCCGATGCCAAAAACCCGCAAGCTCTCCGAAGCAAAATTCCGATCATTATTCGAGAATTCGCCATACGGAATTTTTCAGTCGTCAGCAAACGGTGACCGCTTCCTGATCGCCAACCCTGCGCTGGTGCGCATGCTGGGATACGAGTCGAGTGAAGAACTCGCGCGCCTGCGCCTCTCCAGATCGCTCTACACACGGCCTTCTGACCGCTCCGTTGTTGTCGGTTCCATCACATCGTCGGCGCGTTTCGAAGGCGACCTTGAATGGAAGCGCAAAGATGGATCTCTGATTTCCGTGCATCTCATCGCACAGCTGGTACCAGAGGCTTCCGGCGGCGATAAGGTGATTGAAGGAACTGTCGAGGACCTCACGGCAAAGAGGACGCTCGAACAGCATCTACAGCGCGTCCAGCACCTCGACTCCATCGGCGGACTCGCCGGCGGCATGGCGCACGAGCTGAATAACCTGCACATGGTCATCAGCAGCTATGCCGAGATGCTCCTGCCCGAACTGCAGTCATCTGGGCAAAAGCGCAAAGCAGACGCCATACTGAATGCTTCTCGTCGCGCGAGCACGCTCATTCATCAACTGCTCGCCTTCAGTCGCAAGCAGACGCTCGCGCCACAGGTGCTCGACACCACGCGCGCGCTCAACGAGATCACGGCGATCCTGCGCGGCACCATCCGCGAAAACATTTCCATCGATTGCCGCTGCGAGATGGATCTGGGGAAAGTGCGGGTTGATCCAGTGCAACTCCAGGAAGTGCTGGTGAACCTGGCCACCAATGCTGCCGACGCCATGCCGCTGGGTGGCAAGCTGATCATCACCGCAGAAAATGCAACGCTCACTTCCGACGAACCGATCGGCAATCAGGACGCGAAGATTGCCGCCGGCGAATACGTTGTCATCAAAGTTTCCGATACCGGCTTGGGCATGGATCAGCCAACTCAGGCGCGAGTCTTTGAACCGTTCTTTACGACCAAACCAGTCGGCGAAGGAACAGGCTTGGGACTCTCCTCGGCGTATGGCATCGTGAAACAAAGCGGTGGGTGGATTAAGGTCGAGAGTAAGCCTGGACAGGGCACCACGTTTACCATCTACCTCCCGCTGATTGAAAATGCGCCTAGCAGTCGAGCAAACTCAGCGCCGCCCGCGCTGTCAACACAGCGAGGGTCCGCGGCTACAGTGCTCCTGGTAGAAGATGAAGCCGGTTTGCGCGAGCCGGTGCGCGACTACCTGACCAAAGAAGGCTTTCGTGTACTCGATGCCGCCAATGGTGCGGATGCGCTGCAGCTCCTCGAAGCTGAATCCTTGCGCATCGATGCGCTGATCACCGACGTGATCATGCCTCAAGTGAATGGTCCGGAGCTCGCGCGCAGACTCAAAGGCCGATTTCCCGAAATGAAAGTCATCTTCATGTCCGGCTACGCGGAAGACAAACTTGGCGGTCCGGAAAGTTTTCGCGATTCCGTACTCCTGCAAAAGCCTTTCGCGCTACGCGCCCTGCGAGCGAAGCTGCAGGAGCTGCTTCTGAGTACTTTTGCGATTTGAGCTTTGCGCATCAGCAGGCCATGAATGCACATCCGGCCTCGAAGTCCACCTTCACGTTAACAGCGAAGAAAACAGCCTAAATTTTCAGAATTGTTCCAAAATCGCGGAATTTTGCCCAAAACTCGCAGAATCGCAAAAATTATCAGCGAAAAACAGCGTAATAACAGCGTAGCCGACGCAGGGCCGCACAGCGCCCTCCTGGTCAGTACCGTCTGCGGTAGCAGACGGGTTGATTAC
This genomic interval from Terriglobales bacterium contains the following:
- a CDS encoding BlaI/MecI/CopY family transcriptional regulator gives rise to the protein MWLKRKSGARSAPVEQLGKLESELMELIWQRSEVSVRDLHAELESRLAYTTIMTTVDRLFKKGILNRRLVNRAFYYSARANREAYQDQLTRHLLGIAADEAGSQRVVMSSFVDYVSESDLALLDELDELIKAKRRNLRRHK
- a CDS encoding transposase codes for the protein MNDVKFIGLDVHKTSISAAVLDGSGKLVMQAVLATNAAAVLSFLRGLRGTLRVTFEEGTHAAWPHKVLKSQVAEVVVCDPRRNALLKSGNKNDQIDARKLADLLRADMLKAVYHDDTQTLTLKELGRTYRSLTDDCTRVMRRLKALYRSLAIDTGGKKLYSRRHREQWLNQLHQPGQRYRGERLFEQFEQLKTLRRQVRGDLINEGHKHAATAVLSSIPFVGPIRSALLVARVQTPFRFRTKRQFWAYCGLALETRSSADHQFVNGELRRKNKPVFIRGLNLNHNHDLKNIFKSAATTASASPGPFRDFYENLLGKGMKPEMARLTLARKIAAISLSVWKKGERFDPEQLTAQAA
- a CDS encoding carboxypeptidase regulatory-like domain-containing protein, giving the protein MPRNAAPLFLLLSLAAYPLHSQTPDTATIRGEVRDPSSAVVSGATVTVSNELTGLKRTVSTGANGRFSLPGLPVAGSYTLVAARSGFAEAKVEGLTLMAGRTAEVNLQFTVAGEAVKIDVTGVVGGVLADEPQLGERISSIQAQATPLLNRRISYLPLLNSANRPALNQGDAFMNQNLFTTAGAGRRQTSFELDGSTGNDSWGRQTLFTNIPLASVQEMTVLENSFSAEYGSSMGGVVNLVTKTGGSEYHGEVLGAFRPSDAAAKLSGFTAANAPNGNSITSDSLKQFSAAFGGPLGRSGLGGRTHFFLSGEYTWENRSSPVISPVAPGSFEGHYRGWLGLARIDHQINEHNNLFFRSSADSFHDTNPNGAVGGNSLPTVDRIFKRRTYSQELGETAVVSSSLVNNARAQFQLASPITEFDPVIFGTQFTVPIAGVGNFVSGTSQAAQLQNRQYDFSDTLAASWGRHQVRIGASVLHAHNGGNGKEFGGPSFLGAFTYKPCNLGIAGCESPSYLGDIANVNSYTQSYGNATYTVNDTLWALFAQDDFHFTRDLTLNLGLRYEQQTFTDARKNFAPRLGFVYNVASAGETVLRGGFGIYYAQVVDNAEANYALSGPTGFFNFTAQAGQVGFPGSVTGVPLPSFPAGAQAPVRSLYIRPGRASYYNQFFPVSALIGYPDALLNPYSEQWTLGIERQLAPSWVFSADYIGTHSLRVVRPLDVDAPASVARLITGSGTQSVRSAQAANCTRPLWIAFYAQLGTACNPAQATNPQPAYSQILSDVNNGYGYYHALELNLNHRFTDRFLLLASYTWSHATNNVDPDVPGQNPNDPNVTGHAEYGNAIFDQRHRFVLSGFYVAPLKIRIGGIATLASGLPYNLTTGANNFGDPGGTADRPLIKGAIVGRNTGRGSSIYDVSPMIERPFRLTSERVQLTLRAEAFNIFNHPNFVGFNGVYGNGSAPPVSIGQPLIGITNQLPARSLQFQARVNF
- a CDS encoding ATP-binding protein, with the translated sequence MPKTRKLSEAKFRSLFENSPYGIFQSSANGDRFLIANPALVRMLGYESSEELARLRLSRSLYTRPSDRSVVVGSITSSARFEGDLEWKRKDGSLISVHLIAQLVPEASGGDKVIEGTVEDLTAKRTLEQHLQRVQHLDSIGGLAGGMAHELNNLHMVISSYAEMLLPELQSSGQKRKADAILNASRRASTLIHQLLAFSRKQTLAPQVLDTTRALNEITAILRGTIRENISIDCRCEMDLGKVRVDPVQLQEVLVNLATNAADAMPLGGKLIITAENATLTSDEPIGNQDAKIAAGEYVVIKVSDTGLGMDQPTQARVFEPFFTTKPVGEGTGLGLSSAYGIVKQSGGWIKVESKPGQGTTFTIYLPLIENAPSSRANSAPPALSTQRGSAATVLLVEDEAGLREPVRDYLTKEGFRVLDAANGADALQLLEAESLRIDALITDVIMPQVNGPELARRLKGRFPEMKVIFMSGYAEDKLGGPESFRDSVLLQKPFALRALRAKLQELLLSTFAI
- a CDS encoding M56 family metallopeptidase, with translation MSEFVILCIAVCLAATALSIAAGVLATHVIWACISRLGLNRRILRYPSLLFVIRILPLSFPVGIVSFAVLPSFLVLEPRQTSEKPDWWLTVLAMCSLLALGLFIVKLAKTLIRTRRTEREWMLSSRRLAVTAKVPIYELQNPDSLVAVLGVFSPRIFVGKRILASLTPDELKAAVAHEVAHIRSLDNLKQVLLSATGLLPSFDRIDRAFRSAAEISADSRAMRSRISPLDLGSAIVKVARLRAAVPSIAASHLVPDFEGSALQVRVDHLQTLFDGEKSHSRREKYASLVAPMLLIIYVAKLQLWLELAHRVTEMLVR